The Campylobacter sp. CN_NE2 genome contains a region encoding:
- the purE gene encoding 5-(carboxyamino)imidazole ribonucleotide mutase, producing the protein MKFVSIIMGSKSDFEVVNETAKILKENGVAYEMIISSAHRSPKRTSEYVTNAEKKGAQVFICAAGMAAHLAGAVAANTTKPVIGIPMSGGVSGGVDALYSTVQMPSGMPVATLAIGKAGAKNAAFLAMQILALSDEKIAKKLLDMREEAIISLEKDSKEIEVLL; encoded by the coding sequence ATGAAATTTGTATCAATCATAATGGGCTCAAAAAGCGATTTTGAAGTCGTAAATGAAACGGCAAAAATCCTAAAAGAAAACGGCGTTGCGTATGAAATGATAATAAGTTCAGCCCACAGAAGCCCAAAACGCACAAGCGAATATGTTACAAATGCCGAAAAAAAGGGAGCGCAGGTTTTCATTTGTGCAGCAGGTATGGCAGCTCACCTTGCAGGTGCTGTGGCGGCAAATACGACTAAACCCGTCATCGGAATCCCTATGAGTGGCGGCGTAAGCGGCGGCGTTGATGCGTTGTATTCGACCGTGCAAATGCCAAGCGGTATGCCTGTTGCGACCCTTGCTATCGGCAAAGCAGGAGCAAAAAACGCGGCATTTTTGGCAATGCAAATTTTGGCTCTCTCAGATGAAAAAATCGCAAAAAAACTGCTTGACATGCGAGAAGAAGCGATAATTTCACTTGAAAAAGATTCAAAAG